DNA from Drosophila suzukii chromosome 2R, CBGP_Dsuzu_IsoJpt1.0, whole genome shotgun sequence:
GGGAGCGCAGCAGTCTCAACCTGGCACCACGCTACCGGCAGCTGGGTGGGGGTGACTGCTATTCCAAGGATCCAACGACGCCAGCGACCACGCCGACGACGCCCGACCTAGCATtaccaaaaaattttcagtATTTAACCCTGACTGTGCGCAAGGATGGCAACGGATACGGCATGAAGGTGGGTGGTCAAGAAGCACTAGAACGCAATCTACTTTCATGCTGTGTATACAGTTGTCATATATTcgtttttatacatttttaactaGCGACTTACAATTTATTAGCTATACAAGTGCCTTAAAGATTAATTAGTTATAAACTTCAACCTTTGACTATAATTGTCTACTGTTAACTGCCTAATGATTGATTTTATATTCGTATAATGAACTTCGAAACTTTGAACAGGGCAGAAACTAACGTATTTAGGGTTAATTTCTCAATATCAGGTTAACTTTTGAATTCAAATTCTGGTTAATTGTTTTATTGGAAACTCAGTTACTCAAAACCATGTTATTGCTCATTCGTTATATTCATTTTACACATTGGTAACATGAGTTTGtttgttgataaattaaagttcagtgatttaaaaaaataaattttataagtATTAACACCAACTTTCTTCTACTTTCCAGGTTTCCGGTGACAATCCTGTGTTTGTGGAAAGCGTTAAACCCGGAGGTGCAGCAGAAGTGGCTGGCCTGGTTGCTGGCGACATGATACTAAAGGTTAGTAAGGTGACTTTACCTAATGCAAAATGGTATATAATATTCTTTTTTAGGTGAATGGCCACGAAGTGCGGCTAGAGAAACATCCAACTGTAGTGGGTCTTATAAAAGGTATGTAAAAACAGAACAGTTGTGTGGTTAACCAAATTTTTATTGTGTAGGTTGGGGTACAACAAATTTTGGTTAGTGGAGATACATTTTAGAGGGTTTCTAAGCACTGGTGTCTCTAGGTGGTTTTCGGCATTGTTTGCAAGATTTTATGGGTTCTGGTCGGGGTTCTGGATGGGGTTGTTCGCCGCATCTACACTTCCTTTCATTGTCTGGGATTCTTGGGCATTTCCGTTTGTTGTCCTTCCAATTTTCGGCCTGGCGTTGTTTGCAACGTGAGCACTCGCAGGCTGGCTTCTTTGGCATTCGCGGCTCGTAGATGAAGCTATCCCTGTTTTGATTGCAACCAGGTGGAATCAGGGGAGCCTTTGGACAGTTCTTGTCCTTGCAGTGCGGTGGCATCAGTCCTGGTGGTCTGACAAGAGGCGTCTCGTCCAGTCGTTCCTTGCATATCTTTATTTCCTTCTTCTTGGACTGGCTCTCCTTGACGAGTTTCTTGACGCTTTCGATTAAGGCGGTCACATAGCCGGGGGCCTTCTCCAAGAACGCAGCCAGTCCAGCGGGAAACACACTCAGAACATCAAAGACGGATTTTACAAACTTGTTGTAGTAGTGGATGCCAAAGAAGGTCCACTCGCCCTCCGGTGGCGGCCTTGGCGGGCACATATTCAGTTTGCGTCGCGCCCGATCAGCGTAGGGTTCGATACGCTCCACCGTTTCCTCGTACACTTCTTGGGTCCTGTTCGGGGACTCCCACACACCGTAGTTCTTGGTGGCCATCACCACGGCGTAGACAACGCCCGCCTTAAAAATCAGGCCCACAACCATTTCAGCTTCGAAACCCCTATTCTCCGTATGATGTTTCGAAAATgctcttaaattttttgtgaCAGCCGATGTCTGAGTTTTTAAGATGACACTTTTTTGCCGCATGTTAGGTCGTCCTTGATCTTGGGTGATCGCCCTGGGCGGGTAGACTTGGTTTGACCAGGAGGAACTTGCATCTCTCGAGGAATATCTTCAAAGAAATTGCCAGTAGCAGTCTCTGAAAAGATTACCCCATAACGTTCAGAGCGTTTATCTCCGTAGTACTTTGAGAGCTTCGAATCTTTTCCGCTTTTAGGGTTTAGCATTGGGACCTCAAAACTATGGCCTAGGATCTTCTGGGTCTGCTCCTTGAAGTCCCTCGCCCAGTCGGGCATTCGAAGGGAGAAGTAGAATCCCCGCTGGAGAGCCACACTGCAGTTGCTTACAGCCGAGAAGCTGAACTCGCTTTCTTTCAAAAGGGGGCAGGTCCTTGTGAGATTCTCGGAGGCATCATGGACCATCTGCTCCTCCGGCTTCGTCCAACCATGTTTGACGGACGTGACAATTCCGGCTATTACGCTCAGTCGAGCCATTAATTTTGAAGACATGCTTTTAATTTGGGTTGTgtgaaaacaaatttatctattGCATATCGGTTGTTAAATTGAAatacttgttttttaatgtTAAAGGGAAAGCTTGCTAAGTTTTGTTAACCAAAAGTCTTTTAAATGGTTTATATGGACTTGCTTCTTTTAATACAATGCAAGGTATATTATAGCTTGTTATTTATAAAAGGTAATTTAAACATATCACTTATCTATCCCCTTAATAAAACGACAAATGCTAGTTGCCAAGGATTCGGCTGCGCTGCTCCAGTAGGATGGAATCTTTTTAAGGGCCAGCCAGGTGTCATAGAGAGCATCGCCAACGCTTTCGCTCAGAGGCTTTGGAGGTGGCTCGCAGATGCTCCCCCTGGGACAAAACTTTTTCTCCAAATCCTCCTTCTTGCGCTTAAGTTTACGTTTGTCCTCGTCATCGAAGAAAGTGTTCTGGAAACTAGGGACCTTCTTTTCTACTGATTGGCCACCCGAAGAACTTTCTGTCTCAACAGAATCTTCTGTTTCTAGCTTTGGTTTACCGATTTCCGGTTCGACTGGATCCTCCCAGCCTCCCAGTTCCTTGCCCAAGTAAAAGGTGCCGGCAAATAGCACAAACTTAATTAATCTGTGCAAGATCATTATGAATTTGAATAGGGGAACTTTGTTTTATAGTTCATAGCGTCCGGACTTAAGGGGAATTTTTCTGGAagaatgtatttttttttattttagacaCTCTAATCAAAGcattatttcttttttgtaaCTTTTAAGCCTCGAACACAGTGGAACTGGCGGTGAAACGAAGTCAGAAGCTAACGCGACCCTCTTCGGTGAGTGTGGTAACGCCTTCGACACCGATCTTATCCGGACGAGATCGCACTGCTTCCATAACTGGACCCCAGCCCGTGGATGTGAGTACCTCAACGTATTATCTAGGGGAAGATATTTAATAAATGTTTATTGCAGAGTATCAAACGTAGGGAGATGGAGACGTACAAGATCCAGACGCTGCAGAAAATGCTGGAGCAGGAGAAGCTAAATCTGGAGCGTTTGAAGAGCGACCAGAACAACCCGAGCTACAAGCTGTCCGAGGCGAACATCCGCAAACTGCGCGAGCAACTTCATCAAGTGGGGGCCGAGGTGAGTGGGGGAGTTACTCTGTAAGGTATATTCGTCCGTCCATACTCTAGGTAAGCTAGGTCAGCCAAAGCCCTTGAGCCCAGGAATCCTTTCCCTCCCAGAAACATGAAACTAATGCCGCAAGCAGATGCCCAGCCGCTCTGTTAACCCagctaataaaataaactaccTAACAATTGCTATTTCGCTGTACGTAACAATGTTGAGCTGTGCGCTATTTAAACACGAGAGTTCCAAAGGAAGTCAGTATAAAAACCGAATGATGCTACATAATCTCTATCTTTCTTTTCCATCTCGCGGCATTCTAACGCACACCCATGacgaatctgaatctgaatccgAAACTGAAACCCTAACACCAGGATGCACCGACTGTTAAACTTCAGGCGGCCGTTGGCAATAAGAACACAGCATTACTAACGCCCAACCAAATCCAACACTTGTCCGCGTCCGCCACTCACAGCAATCAGCAATTCCATCATCTtcacaaccaccaccacaatcTCCACAACAACAATTATCCGCCACAGCAACAGCCAGCTAGCACCTCACCCGCATTCCTGTCCCTTCTGCCGCGTTCCCTTTCGTCCCTGTCGCTGGGCACGCGCAAGAACAAGATCGAGAAGGACCTGACCACGTCCTCTCCGTTCGGCCTCACCACGGACTTCCTGCAGCAGCAACGAATGAGCCACCAGGCGGCGGCGGAGGCCATGTCGCAGTCGATGCACCAGCACACCAGCACGCCAACCTCCCAGCAGCAGTTCTTCcatccgcaccagcagcaacatcgtTTCAAGGATTCCGGACCGTCGTCGAAGGGCAAGAACAAGTTTCTCATTTCGAGAAGTCTCATCGAGGAGGATGTGCCGCCACCACTGCCGCAAAGGAATCCGCCCAGGCAGCTGAACTTGGACCTTAAGAATGGAAATGCATCGCCAGGAGGCTCGCAACTGGTTGCTCCTGTCTCCGATCTGGATCGCGCCACCAGTCCCCAGTTGAACAGAtcgcaacagcagcagcaacagctgcCCAGCAGTACCGACAACAGTCCAAGCAATGCCAAGTCGAAGCGCTCCAAGATTAAGACGAAGGCCTTGTCGGATCCCAAGATGTCCACCCAGATGTTCCTGCAAATGGAGTCGGCGTGTGCGGCGGGAGCAGCCAGCGGAGGAGCCATAGAAGTGGATGGGGGACCACCACCGCTGCCGCCTCGTTTGCCTGGCATGATGTCGGAGGACATGAGCCGCGGCAGCTGTCAGAATCTGGCTCAGCCCAACTCCGTTGGCACTGCCTTCAATTATCCCCTGGTCTCCACCACCACGGCGGTGCAGAACGACAACCTGAACATTGCCTTTCCTCTGTCCCAGCGACCCAACATTGTCCAACAGCTGCAACAgtatcagcagcagcagcagcaccatcAGTTGGGAGGTGGCCAGGCCACAGGCGTAAGTAGCTAACGAATCACTCGAACTCTATTCTCTCTGCCAACAAAGAAACACTGCCGAAAACGTAATCCTCTAATCCTCTAATCCCCTAACTCTCTAACTCTCACACCCTTTCCATTATCTAACATTTATCTGTTTCATGCTTGTAACTATTTAATCGACGCTATCATAAGTTGCCAAtgttaataatattattttaattagcTTCCCGCTAGCTCAACTAACAGCAACCGAAAACACTTTTGATTGTTAAACATGAATAACACGCAGGAAAtctattgttattatttttgggTATACGTATTTTATTTGCATCGGAGATGTAGACTTTGAAAAGCTATTTGCAGGTCAAATTACCTTTACTTTGTGTCTTACTTGGGTTTGAATTATGATAAAAATGGAAGATGTATTTATAAACGCATTTAACTTCACAGGCTCTGGGACAGACACCGAATTTGGTTAAAAACAAACATAGACGCGTGGGTTCCTCACCGGACAATATGCATCCCCGACATCCGGgtaagaaaaataatattccATTTCTGTATAATGCGGACTTTAATACCAACTCCTTTACAGATCGTTTGATTAAAACTACTTCCGGTTCGTGGGAGATTGTCGAGAAGGATGGGGAATCGTCGCCGCCCGGAACTCCTCCTCCGCCATATTTGTCCAGCTCGCACATGACCGTTCTGGAGGATCCCAACGAGAACTGCCGCGGAGCAGCTGCATCAGGCGGATCAGGAGTCTTTATCGAATCGCATCAGTTCACGCCGATCGCGGGAGCTTCTTCCCCCATCCCGATATCCCTACATTCCGGCCCCATTCATGCGGCCCAGTCGAACGATTCGCAAAAAGAGATCATCTCGATGGAGGACGAGAACTCGGACTCGGAGGAGCCCTTCATCGACGAGAATGGACCGTTCAACAACCTGACCCGTTTGTTGGAGGCCGAGAACGTAACTTTCCTAGCCATCTTCCTGAACTACGTGATCTCAAACTCGGATCCCGCGCCACTTCTCTTTTACCTGATCACCGAGTTGTACAAGGAGGGCACCTCCAAGGACATGCGCAAGTGGGCCTACGAGATCCACTCCACATTCCTCGTGCCTCGTGCCCCACTGTCGTGGTATCGCCAGGATGAGTCGCTGGCCCGCGAGGTTGACAATGTCCTGCAGCTGGAGTTTGACAAGGTGGAGATCCTGCGCACTGTCTTCCTACGCAGTCGCAAGCGGGCCAAGGATCTGATTAGCGAACAGCTGCGCGAGTTCCAGCAGAAGCGCACCGCCGGCCTGGGCACCATGTACGGACCCACCGATAGCAAGCTGACCGAGGCAAAGACGGACAAGCTGAAGGAGCAAATCATCGACAAATACTTGATGCCCAATCTGCAGGCGCTGATGTGAGTATTGAAGTTTATTTCACTTTTCCTTTACTCATGTATTTACTTACCTGTATAGTGAGGATGAGAATGGCCAACCGCATGAGGATGTGCGGAAGGTGGCCTTATGCTCTGCCCTCTCCACGGTCATTTACCGAATTTTCAACACTCGTCCGCCTCCGAGTAGCATTGTCGAGCGTGTCCACCACTTTGTGAGCAGAGACAAGAGCTTCAAGTCGCGCATAATGGGCAAAAATCGCAAGGTGATATATTCGAAATGCTCTATTTATTTTACGTCATAACTAAAAATGCAAATCTATCACCCCGCAGATGAATGTTCGTGGTCATCCATTGGTATTGCGTCAATACTATGAAGTGACGCACTGCAATCATTGTCAGACGATTATCTGGGGTGTGAGTCCGCAAGGTTATCATTGTACAGGTGAGCATCACTCTCTCGAGATAGCTATTCAAATGTATATTTCATATAATATGCTCGATTTTCTCAATGCAGACTGTAAATTGAATATACACCGTCAATGCTCGAAAGTAGTTGACGAGAGTTGTCCAGGACCCCTGCCCCAGGCAAAACGTCTCGCTCATAACGATAAAATCAGCAAGTTCATGGGCAAAATTCGACCGCGAACCAGCGACGTTGTAGGAAGTAAGTCAAAGGAACTTGAGAGATTGATTGAATACTAAATGTTCCTATTATTTAACCTGCTAGATGAAAAACGCAGTCGACAAGACGAGGATTTGGATGCTGAGTTGACTCCAGGTGAgatttaacaaaaaactaaaaaatgaCTTTACTTACCTGTATTGTGTACTTTCAGATCGTGGTCAGACGTCGATTGTGCGGCAACCCTCGGATCGCCGGCCGGATGGGAACATTTCGATGCGCTCGAATGGGAACACATCCTGCAACACTTCGGCGCTAAACACCACCGACCTGCAGAGTTCGTTTCACGGCAGTTGTGCCAACGACAGTATTAATGCCGGTGGTGCCGCCGGATGCAACATGGACCTGTCCACGAGTGTGGCCTCCACGGCTCCTTCGAGCAGTGGATCCGTATCCGCCGGCCTGAGTGTGTTTGCCGAGCTGAATGCTCTGGATGCGGTGGACAAGGAAGCGCGTAGGGAGCGGTGAGTTAGAGAAGGAATCTATTACCTTCGCTTTGATGACATTCCCTCTTAGTTACAGTCAGCATCCGAAGCACAAGAGCGCCCCGGTCTCCGTGAACCGCTCGGAATCCTACAAGGAGCGCTTGTCCAACAAGAGGAACCGCAACAGTCGCCGCAAGACCTCTGATCCAAGTTTGTCGTCGCGTCCCAAGTAAGTTTGAGGAATCGATTTCACTGCCACCGCGGAGGAGAAGGAGGAGCAGAAGGCCTGGCTGACCTACTGTCCTTATGGCTTGTCCTCCTTCGCCGTCTCAGCTTACCGAATAAATTCCTTCATTCCCCATGGCCATTGGCCACTGGGCACTCCCTGAATCCTCTCAACTAAAGCATTTTCCTACTCTTTTCTGCGACGGCCAAGTAACCGGATATTAATTTTACTAATTAATGTGAATTGCGCAGCAATGCAATCAATACAAGTCTATACGTCTGCCTTCCGTTGTCGCGTCTTTGTGGCGCAAACTTTCCACGAACTTTCCGCTGCGTGTTTATTCTAAAAGATTCGCTTTAGTTTGagtttttaattaaaccaTATTTGAGTTGGCAGGGATATGATTAGCAGACATTGCAATAACACCTCTTCGTGGAATTGCCCCCGCAGGGTATCCAGCCTTCGAGCAGTCATTACCACCTACCACTCCGCCCCCATCTGATGTTTACGGTGACCATTACCGCATACGTATGTGTTTAGCAGCCACTGTGGATGGGATAGTTGATTAGACGCCGGCATTGACATCGATTATATTGTCCGCCCTGCTTTTTGCACCGCAATGTGGGCCACAGTCCGTTCTTGGTCATGTTAGTCAATGCCAGTCGCCTCCTGGCTCCCAGCCATCGTTCTTCCTCCGCTTCCTGTTGACAAACTGTTTGAGCCACTGCTCCCGACATATTTTCCTACCAACACCTGCCAGCCTGGCTGCCCTTTCAGTGGCATTTCTCGCGTTGGAATTGACTCACCAGTCCGGCATTAAATCGCCTtcaaatattataaattaatcAGTCGGAACAGTAATAATGGAAAGAAATATCCGTTTTAATCGTAGCAAAAGTTTCAAGACGACTCTAaattttaatagttttaagtGAGTAAGGGCTTACTTGAGTTCCCATTTGTGAAGGCTGTACGTGCTTGTTAACACAGAAAGTATTCAAACTAAGGTCATTTATCAAATCGGAACCGATTCCTATTGTACACCAGatttttaagaattaatttttttggaGTTCTATTTTAAACTTAAAGATTATTATCTTTATCATCATTATAACGTCCTCCAGATTTTGAGTTTGATatagaaatattattaatatatcCGTTAAGCTAGGATATTCCACTAAAACGATCGAACACTTTTTGATTGGCCATGGATATATTTAGTTGTAAACCATGTTTCCCCTTTCTGATGTATACAATATTTTCCATTGTAatccaacaacaaacaaaattgAATTATGTTTACCATTCTTATCTTTCAACTCAGTGATGAGCAACTGGACTTGGGTCTTTCGAACGCCAACTATGTGGCGAGTTCCAATTCTAGTCTCTCTTCAGCTGGCGGCAGCGAGAGTCCCAGCACTTCGATGGAGCACTTTGCTGCGACCGGACCAGCCGGTGGCGTCCAGGCACCGCCTGTTGGATTGAACCAAAGCCAGCATCCGCACCTGCTCATCCAGCAGCATGCCCAGCAATACTGTCAGCAGGATTCCTTTCAAGCGGGTTTGGCCGGAGGCGGGGGAAGCAACCCAGCTAGCAACTCGACTTTCTGGAATGCCGGCCACCCGCTGCCCAAGCAATGGAACCTGGAGAGCGAGGATGAGGACGATGTTAACGAGGCCGACTGGAGTTCCATGGTGGCCGCCGAGATGCTGGCAGCCTTGACGGACGCCGAAAAGAAGCGTCAGGAGATTATCAATGGTGTGTAAACTTTACAACTGTAAATGTGCTTTAATACATTAATTTCTTTGTGTTCCCTTTAAGAAATCTATCAAACTGAACGCAACCATGTGCGCACCCTCAAGCTGCTAGATCGCCTGTTCTTCCTGCCCCTCTACGAGAGTGGATTGCTGTCTCAGGATCACCTGCTGTTGCTGTTCCCGCCCGCACTGCTGTCGCTTCGCGAGATCCATGGCGCCTTCGAGCAGAGTCTAAAGCAACGACGCATTGAGCACAACCATGTGGTCAACACCATTGGAGATCTGCTCGCCGACATGTTCGACGGTCAGTCCGGAGTGGTTCTTTGCGAGTATGCGGCGCAGTTCTGTGCCCGGCAGCAGATTGCCCTGGAGGCCCTCAAGGAGAAGCGCAACAAGGATGAGTCGCTGCAAAAGCTGTTGAGGAAGTCGGAGTCGCACAAAGCATGTCGCCGCCTTGAACTGAAGGACTTGCTGCCCACCGTGCTGCAGCGCCTCACCAAGTATCCGCTGCTGTTTGAGAACCTGTACAAGGTGACGGTACGCCTGCTGCCAGAGAACACCACCGAAGCGGAGGCCATCCAACGAGCCGTGGAATCCTCGAAAAGAATTCTGGTCGAGGTCAACCAGGCAGTGAAGACAGCCGAGGATGCTCACAAGTATGTATCAAGCAAATGTGTTTTGTATAACCATTATTTAACTCGTCTTATTCAAACAGACTACAAAACATTCAGCGTAAATTAGACAAATCCTCCTATGACAAGGAGGAGTTTAAGAAATTGGACCTGACCCAACATCACCTCATCCATGACGGCAACCTGACGGTCAAGAAAAATCCCAGCCTTCAGCTGCATGGCTTGCTATTTGAGAACATGATTGTTTTGCTGACCAAGCAGGCAAGATTACAcccccaaaaataaaaaagtaatgTAGTTAATTAGCGGTTTTCTCTCCATAGGATGATAAATATTATCTTAAGAACCTGCACATCCCGCTGACGTTGAACAACAAGCCAGTCAGTCCCATCATGAGCATAGATGCGGAGACATTGGTGCGGCAGGAGGCGGCAGACAAGAATTCCTTTTTCCTCATCAAAATGAAGACATCACAAATGTTGGAGCTACGTGCGCCTAGCAGCTCGGAATGCAAGACGTGAGTAATCAAGGCATTCTGAACCCCACTctatt
Protein-coding regions in this window:
- the LOC108009119 gene encoding uncharacterized protein; translation: MVVGLIFKAGVVYAVVMATKNYGVWESPNRTQEVYEETVERIEPYADRARRKLNMCPPRPPPEGEWTFFGIHYYNKFVKSVFDVLSVFPAGLAAFLEKAPGYVTALIESVKKLVKESQSKKKEIKICKERLDETPLVRPPGLMPPHCKDKNCPKAPLIPPGCNQNRDSFIYEPRMPKKPACECSRCKQRQAENWKDNKRKCPRIPDNERKCRCGEQPHPEPRPEPIKSCKQCRKPPRDTSA
- the LOC108009120 gene encoding uncharacterized protein → MSSKLMARLSVIAGIVTSVKHGWTKPEEQMVHDASENLTRTCPLLKESEFSFSAVSNCSVALQRGFYFSLRMPDWARDFKEQTQKILGHSFEVPMLNPKSGKDSKLSKYYGDKRSERYGVIFSETATGNFFEDIPREMQVPPGQTKSTRPGRSPKIKDDLTCGKKVSS
- the LOC108009121 gene encoding uncharacterized protein, which encodes MILHRLIKFVLFAGTFYLGKELGGWEDPVEPEIGKPKLETEDSVETESSSGGQSVEKKVPSFQNTFFDDEDKRKLKRKKEDLEKKFCPRGSICEPPPKPLSESVGDALYDTWLALKKIPSYWSSAAESLATSICRFIKGIDK